From Deinococcus aerophilus, a single genomic window includes:
- the prfB gene encoding peptide chain release factor 2 (programmed frameshift), with amino-acid sequence MQELLEKLASLREYLDIPGKTRRLNELDRELSDPELWNDTSRARKVTQEAGTLRRIVEDYSALNSDAQGLSEMLEMADAEEREMLAEEQSSIQARVDALYRETLFTMKHADTSAIVRVKSGAGGTESQDWAGMLSRMFMRWGERRGYKVELIDQQDGDQAGVLSSEFIVRGEKAYGMLAPEHGVHRLVRVSPFDSNNRRHTSFASVDVVAEVPEEEINIHIPDSDLRRDVFRSQGAGGQGVNTTDSAVRLTHLPTGIAVASQVTRSQIKNHEIALQILKQRLYDIEIKKREAEEAKARGEQKKIEWGSQIRSYVLDKQYIKDHRSGVMKHNPDDVLDGDLDDLMWAGLEWMAGKRVAEEGGDDE; translated from the exons ATGCAGGAACTACTGGAAAAACTGGCGTCGCTCCGGGAGTACCTT GACATTCCCGGCAAAACACGCAGGCTGAACGAACTCGACCGCGAACTCAGCGACCCCGAGCTGTGGAACGACACGTCCCGCGCCCGCAAGGTCACGCAGGAGGCCGGCACCCTGCGCCGGATCGTGGAGGACTACTCGGCGCTGAACTCCGACGCGCAGGGCCTCTCCGAGATGCTGGAGATGGCCGACGCCGAGGAACGCGAGATGCTCGCCGAGGAACAGAGCAGCATTCAGGCGCGGGTGGACGCCCTGTACCGGGAAACGCTGTTCACCATGAAGCACGCCGACACCTCGGCCATCGTGCGGGTCAAGAGCGGCGCGGGCGGCACCGAGTCCCAGGACTGGGCAGGCATGCTGTCGCGCATGTTTATGCGCTGGGGCGAACGCCGGGGCTACAAGGTCGAACTCATTGACCAGCAGGACGGCGATCAGGCGGGCGTGCTGAGTTCGGAATTCATCGTGCGCGGAGAGAAGGCCTACGGCATGCTCGCCCCCGAACATGGCGTTCACCGGCTGGTGCGCGTCTCTCCCTTCGACAGCAACAACCGCCGCCACACCTCGTTCGCCTCGGTGGACGTGGTGGCCGAGGTGCCCGAGGAAGAGATCAACATCCACATTCCCGACAGCGACCTGCGCCGCGACGTGTTCCGGTCGCAGGGTGCGGGCGGCCAGGGCGTGAACACCACCGACTCCGCCGTGCGCCTGACCCACCTTCCCACCGGCATCGCGGTGGCCTCGCAGGTCACGCGCAGCCAGATCAAGAACCACGAGATCGCCCTGCAGATTCTCAAGCAGCGCCTGTACGACATCGAGATCAAGAAACGCGAGGCCGAGGAAGCCAAGGCGCGCGGCGAGCAGAAAAAGATCGAGTGGGGCAGCCAGATTCGCAGCTATGTGCTGGACAAGCAGTACATCAAGGACCACCGCAGCGGCGTCATGAAGCACAACCCCGACGACGTCCTCGACGGTGACCTCGACGACCTGATGTGGGCCGGACTGGAATGGATGGCCGGCAAGCGGGTGGCCGAGGAGGGTGGGGACGACGAGTAG
- a CDS encoding DUF47 domain-containing protein has product MVLSKFMPSNPKFSARFAEAARNAHTTAQVLVDLLENYSDVEAKVQRVRDLEHEGDRLSREVTNLLAESFIVPFDREDIIALNDELDDLVDDMEDAARKLSLYGVEKPLPQMAALARVVEKQCALLAQGMPMIEDTGKIRELARIAQEIRALEDEGDTISDEVQRTLYEGVTDVPGMIRAMRGGEIVDLIEDASDQAQRVAKTVESILLKNA; this is encoded by the coding sequence ATGGTTCTGTCTAAATTCATGCCCAGCAACCCAAAGTTCAGCGCCCGCTTCGCCGAGGCCGCCCGCAACGCCCACACCACCGCACAGGTGCTGGTGGACCTGCTGGAGAATTACAGCGATGTGGAGGCCAAGGTCCAGCGTGTGCGCGATCTGGAACATGAGGGTGACCGCCTGTCGCGTGAGGTGACCAACCTCCTCGCCGAGTCCTTCATCGTGCCGTTTGACCGCGAGGACATCATCGCCCTGAACGACGAACTGGACGATCTGGTGGACGACATGGAAGACGCCGCACGCAAACTCAGCCTGTACGGCGTGGAAAAGCCGCTGCCACAGATGGCCGCGCTCGCCCGGGTGGTGGAAAAGCAGTGCGCGCTGCTGGCCCAGGGCATGCCCATGATCGAGGACACGGGCAAGATCCGGGAACTGGCCCGGATCGCCCAGGAGATCCGTGCGCTGGAAGACGAGGGCGACACCATCAGCGACGAGGTGCAGCGCACGCTGTACGAGGGCGTGACGGACGTGCCCGGCATGATCCGGGCCATGCGCGGCGGCGAGATTGTCGACCTGATCGAGGACGCCAGCGATCAGGCGCAGCGCGTGGCCAAGACCGTCGAGAGCATTCTCCTGAAGAACGCCTGA
- a CDS encoding cobalamin-binding protein, translated as MIPAPERIVSLLPSATDLLFDLGLGGRVAGVSHSCDHPGAAGLPVLTRSIVDSGAPQAEIDRAVSEAVRAGLSLYTVDGSLLDALDPALVVTQGVCEVCAVTPGNIEEAVRYLPGCLPTANVLSLEGRSVAGILDDLRALAGAAGVAQRGEALAADAQRRWDAIEPVQTAPRVLTLEWVDPPFYGGHWVPEQVTRAGGVNVLGAAGTDSGRAGWEDIAALDPDVIVVMCCGYGLEQNVEFAREVRARTGLRAVRDGQVWAVDANALFSRPALGVVRGAEVLAEVLRGRECVGESACLRATPTPVHGNA; from the coding sequence ATGATTCCTGCTCCGGAACGGATTGTCAGCCTGCTGCCCAGCGCCACCGACCTGCTGTTCGACCTGGGCCTGGGCGGGCGCGTGGCCGGAGTCAGCCACTCGTGTGACCATCCTGGGGCGGCAGGCCTGCCGGTGCTCACCCGCAGCATCGTGGACTCCGGCGCGCCGCAGGCGGAGATTGACCGCGCCGTGAGCGAGGCGGTCCGTGCGGGCCTTTCTCTCTACACCGTGGACGGCTCCCTGCTGGACGCCCTTGACCCCGCGCTGGTGGTGACCCAGGGGGTGTGCGAGGTCTGCGCGGTCACGCCCGGCAACATCGAGGAAGCGGTGCGGTACCTGCCAGGCTGCCTGCCCACCGCAAATGTTCTGAGCCTGGAAGGGCGCAGCGTGGCCGGAATTCTGGACGACCTGCGGGCCCTGGCCGGGGCCGCGGGGGTGGCGCAGCGGGGCGAAGCCCTGGCGGCCGATGCCCAGCGGCGCTGGGACGCGATAGAACCGGTGCAGACCGCGCCGCGCGTGCTGACGCTGGAATGGGTGGACCCCCCGTTTTACGGCGGACACTGGGTGCCCGAACAGGTGACGCGGGCCGGCGGCGTGAACGTGCTGGGCGCGGCGGGAACCGACTCGGGCCGCGCGGGCTGGGAGGACATCGCCGCCCTGGATCCCGATGTGATCGTGGTGATGTGCTGCGGCTACGGCCTGGAACAGAATGTGGAGTTTGCCCGTGAGGTGCGGGCACGGACCGGTCTGCGGGCCGTCCGCGACGGGCAAGTGTGGGCCGTGGATGCCAACGCCCTCTTCTCACGTCCGGCGCTGGGTGTTGTCCGGGGGGCAGAGGTTCTGGCAGAAGTGCTGCGCGGACGCGAATGTGTGGGGGAAAGCGCGTGCCTGCGGGCCACCCCCACCCCTGTTCACGGCAACGCCTGA
- a CDS encoding type III pantothenate kinase: MPAPAPYNPRVPTVFPLLAVDIGNTSTVLGLADETKNLTHTWRVRTNRESLPDNLALQLHGLFTLAGAAPPRAAVLSSVAPPVGENYALALRRHYGIEAFSVSATTLPDVTVELDTPDAVGADRLCNLFGAERYMAHHDYAVVVDFGTSTNFDVIGRGRRFLGGILATGAQVSADALFARAAKLPRITLEAPERAIGKNTVQALQSGLVYGYAEMVDGLLRRIRAELPGPAVAIATGGFSRTVEGICREIDQYDETLTLRGLVELWASR, from the coding sequence ATGCCCGCGCCCGCGCCGTACAATCCCCGCGTGCCCACCGTCTTTCCCCTGCTCGCCGTGGACATCGGCAACACCAGCACCGTGCTCGGCCTGGCCGACGAGACCAAGAACCTGACCCACACCTGGCGCGTGCGGACCAACCGGGAGTCCTTGCCCGACAACCTCGCGCTGCAGCTGCACGGGCTGTTCACCCTCGCCGGGGCCGCGCCGCCCCGCGCCGCCGTTCTGAGCAGCGTGGCTCCGCCGGTGGGGGAGAACTACGCGCTGGCGCTGCGGCGGCACTACGGCATCGAGGCCTTCAGCGTCTCGGCCACCACCCTGCCCGACGTCACGGTGGAACTCGACACGCCCGACGCGGTGGGTGCCGACCGCCTGTGCAACCTGTTCGGGGCCGAGCGCTACATGGCCCACCACGACTACGCCGTGGTCGTGGATTTCGGAACGAGCACCAACTTCGACGTGATCGGGCGGGGGCGGCGTTTTCTGGGCGGCATTCTGGCGACCGGGGCGCAGGTCAGCGCCGACGCCCTGTTCGCCCGCGCCGCCAAGCTGCCGCGCATCACGCTGGAGGCTCCGGAGCGGGCCATTGGCAAGAACACCGTGCAGGCCCTGCAGTCGGGGCTGGTGTACGGCTACGCCGAGATGGTGGACGGCCTGCTGCGCCGCATCCGCGCCGAGTTGCCGGGCCCCGCCGTGGCCATCGCCACCGGCGGCTTCTCACGCACGGTGGAGGGCATCTGCCGCGAGATAGACCAGTACGACGAGACGCTGACCCTGCGTGGCCTGGTGGAGCTGTGGGCCAGCCGGTGA
- the pxpA gene encoding 5-oxoprolinase subunit PxpA → MPSTDLNADLGEGSPHEAAVMPHVSSANIACGGHAGDVETMRDSLRLAARYGVAAGAHPGFPDREGFGRRELHFAPGEVTAFVREQIEALKTVAAREGVPLAHVKPHGMLYNMAVRDPVLAGAIAQAAADSGLRLYFGLAGHDSVMLREAQVRGLSAVGEGFADRGYAPDGSLWPRGQTGALLAHPEAVAQGVRIALEGQTQAVGGAAVAVPARTLCLHGDGAEAAELARDLRRALETAGVRVAAPSPS, encoded by the coding sequence ATGCCATCCACCGACCTGAACGCCGATCTGGGCGAGGGCAGTCCGCACGAGGCGGCCGTCATGCCGCATGTCAGCAGCGCCAACATCGCCTGTGGGGGCCACGCCGGGGACGTGGAGACCATGCGCGACAGCCTGCGCCTGGCCGCCAGGTATGGCGTGGCGGCGGGGGCGCATCCCGGTTTTCCGGACCGCGAAGGCTTCGGGCGGCGGGAGCTGCACTTTGCCCCCGGTGAGGTCACGGCCTTCGTGCGCGAGCAGATCGAGGCCCTCAAGACGGTGGCCGCCCGTGAGGGAGTCCCCCTGGCCCACGTCAAGCCCCACGGCATGCTGTACAACATGGCCGTGCGCGACCCGGTGCTCGCCGGAGCCATCGCGCAGGCGGCGGCGGACAGTGGACTGCGGCTGTATTTCGGCCTGGCAGGCCACGACTCGGTGATGCTGCGCGAAGCCCAGGTCCGGGGGTTGAGCGCCGTCGGTGAGGGCTTCGCGGACCGGGGCTACGCGCCCGACGGCAGCTTGTGGCCGCGCGGGCAGACGGGAGCCCTGCTTGCACACCCCGAGGCGGTGGCCCAGGGCGTGCGGATCGCCCTGGAAGGCCAGACACAGGCCGTGGGCGGCGCGGCGGTGGCGGTCCCGGCCCGCACGCTGTGCCTGCACGGCGACGGCGCGGAGGCGGCCGAGCTTGCCCGCGACCTGCGCCGCGCCCTGGAAACGGCGGGCGTGCGGGTGGCCGCTCCGTCCCCGAGCTGA
- a CDS encoding DUF427 domain-containing protein has translation MKATWNGTVIAQSDDTVVVEGNHYFPAASVNAEYLRPSETRSVCPWKGTASYHTLEVGGQRNPDAAWFYPEPKDAAAQIRDRVAFWKGVQVSED, from the coding sequence ATGAAAGCCACCTGGAACGGCACCGTGATCGCGCAGTCGGACGACACCGTGGTTGTGGAGGGCAACCACTATTTTCCGGCCGCCAGTGTGAATGCGGAATATCTGCGTCCCAGCGAGACACGGTCGGTGTGTCCGTGGAAGGGCACGGCGAGCTACCACACGCTGGAGGTGGGCGGCCAGCGCAACCCGGACGCCGCGTGGTTCTATCCCGAGCCCAAGGACGCCGCCGCCCAGATCAGGGACCGCGTGGCCTTCTGGAAGGGCGTGCAGGTGTCCGAGGACTGA
- a CDS encoding inorganic phosphate transporter, with protein sequence MEPAFIGLIVIVTLALIFDFINGFHDTANAIATSVATRVLTPAQAIALSAIMNVVGALTGTAVAKTVSADIVPQEFATLELVGAALLSAIGWNLFTWWKGLPSSSSHALIFSLVGAGVAAGGWGIIIPKGVRKTLTGLVTSPALGFVIPILLMFLLAWLVLRWMKPRTVTRTFRWAQIFSAAFMAFSHGGNDAQKTMGIITFALSAYFGTQIDIVPLWVILSAAAAMGLGTAVGGWRIIKTMGFKVVDLKPVDGFVAETSAALIIETASRLGIPVSTTHTISTAIMGVGTTKGFKKVKWQVAGKIVSAWIFTIPTCIALGWAIHKVLLAVGV encoded by the coding sequence ATGGAACCTGCATTCATCGGCCTGATCGTCATCGTCACGCTGGCGCTGATCTTCGATTTCATCAACGGTTTTCACGACACCGCCAACGCGATCGCCACCTCGGTCGCCACCCGGGTGCTGACGCCTGCCCAGGCCATCGCCCTGTCCGCCATCATGAACGTGGTGGGCGCCCTGACCGGGACGGCCGTGGCCAAGACCGTCAGCGCAGACATCGTGCCTCAGGAGTTCGCCACGCTGGAGCTGGTCGGCGCCGCCCTGCTCAGCGCCATCGGCTGGAACCTGTTCACGTGGTGGAAGGGCCTGCCCAGCAGCTCCAGCCACGCGCTGATCTTCAGCCTGGTGGGCGCAGGTGTGGCCGCCGGAGGCTGGGGCATCATCATTCCCAAGGGCGTCCGGAAAACCCTGACCGGTCTGGTGACCAGTCCCGCACTGGGCTTCGTGATTCCCATCCTGCTGATGTTCCTGCTCGCGTGGCTGGTTCTGCGCTGGATGAAGCCGCGCACGGTCACCCGCACCTTCCGCTGGGCCCAGATCTTCAGCGCCGCGTTCATGGCCTTCTCGCACGGCGGCAACGACGCCCAGAAGACCATGGGCATCATCACCTTCGCCCTGAGCGCGTACTTCGGCACCCAGATCGACATCGTGCCGCTGTGGGTCATCCTGTCGGCGGCCGCCGCAATGGGCCTGGGCACGGCGGTCGGTGGCTGGCGCATCATCAAGACCATGGGTTTCAAGGTCGTGGATCTCAAGCCGGTGGACGGCTTTGTGGCCGAGACCAGCGCCGCGCTGATCATCGAAACCGCCAGCCGCCTGGGCATCCCGGTGAGCACCACCCACACCATCAGCACCGCGATCATGGGCGTGGGCACCACCAAGGGCTTCAAGAAGGTGAAGTGGCAGGTTGCCGGCAAGATCGTCAGCGCCTGGATCTTCACCATTCCCACCTGCATCGCGCTGGGCTGGGCCATTCACAAGGTGCTGCTGGCTGTTGGAGTGTAG
- a CDS encoding serine/threonine-protein kinase: MSDFPTIPGYTLRQFLGRGNTSQVYLAVDRQGREVALKVPLQSTLRVKEAAERFGNEVRLTLQFRHPHLIRADAGTAFGPQAFLALSYYPDGALNEQLAQQGQLLEQPAALRILADLASALAYLHHLGAVHQDLKAHNVYVDPHGRAALGDLGNAYFVAQGGQVSGSPYYMAPEIYHGEGSSAASDVYSLGILMYELLSGERPYQGNTYEELMISHLTRFPAPLNHLNPAVSRSISRLASQALAKRPGERPSADDVRRALLRALGETPQDEVYEEDGPPPEETAKPVVGRHGPAQPRLPFHCSKAAPAETADDPKRGAGWNPFKRRR, encoded by the coding sequence ATGAGCGACTTTCCCACCATTCCCGGTTACACCCTGCGTCAGTTCCTGGGACGTGGAAACACCTCGCAGGTGTATCTGGCGGTGGACCGGCAGGGCCGCGAGGTGGCCCTGAAGGTGCCGCTGCAGAGCACGCTGCGCGTCAAGGAGGCGGCCGAACGCTTCGGCAACGAGGTGCGGCTGACCCTGCAGTTCCGGCATCCGCACCTTATTCGGGCGGACGCGGGCACCGCCTTCGGGCCGCAGGCGTTTCTGGCCCTGAGCTATTACCCGGACGGTGCACTGAACGAACAGCTGGCACAGCAGGGCCAGCTCCTGGAGCAGCCGGCGGCCCTGCGCATCCTGGCCGATCTGGCCTCGGCGCTGGCGTACCTGCACCACCTCGGCGCGGTGCATCAGGACCTCAAGGCCCACAACGTGTATGTGGACCCGCACGGGCGCGCCGCACTGGGCGACCTGGGCAACGCCTATTTCGTGGCGCAGGGCGGTCAGGTCAGCGGCAGTCCGTACTACATGGCCCCGGAGATCTACCACGGCGAGGGCAGCAGCGCCGCGAGCGACGTGTACAGCCTGGGCATCCTGATGTATGAACTGCTCTCCGGCGAGCGTCCGTACCAGGGAAACACGTACGAGGAGCTGATGATCTCGCACCTCACGCGCTTTCCGGCGCCGCTGAACCACCTCAACCCGGCGGTGTCGCGCTCCATCTCGCGCCTGGCCTCCCAGGCCCTGGCCAAGCGCCCCGGCGAGCGGCCCAGCGCCGACGATGTGCGCCGCGCCCTGCTCAGGGCCCTGGGCGAGACGCCGCAGGACGAGGTGTACGAGGAGGACGGCCCCCCGCCCGAGGAAACGGCCAAACCAGTGGTGGGACGGCACGGTCCCGCCCAGCCCCGTCTGCCGTTTCACTGCTCCAAGGCGGCCCCCGCCGAGACCGCAGACGACCCGAAGCGCGGCGCGGGCTGGAATCCCTTCAAACGCCGCCGCTAG